A stretch of Flexivirga aerilata DNA encodes these proteins:
- a CDS encoding class I SAM-dependent methyltransferase — protein sequence MPISGALAEVVAATTGFMPVGEGEALHSAALTARAGTWLEIGTYCGKSTLLLGDAARAVGASLVTVDHHHGSEENQPGWEWHDTSLVDPRTGRLDTLPHFRPVLDSLADVCSAVIGGTEVVAKWWTSPVELLFLDGNHTEETAQHDYRAFAPHVVPGGLLLVHDVFPDPADGGQAPWHVVQAALADGFSERSVHGSLRVLQRT from the coding sequence ATGCCGATCTCCGGTGCGCTCGCCGAGGTCGTAGCGGCGACAACGGGTTTCATGCCCGTCGGCGAAGGCGAAGCCTTGCACTCGGCCGCGCTGACCGCGCGGGCCGGCACGTGGCTGGAGATCGGCACCTACTGCGGCAAGTCCACCCTGCTGCTGGGCGACGCGGCACGAGCAGTCGGTGCCTCACTGGTGACGGTCGACCACCATCACGGCTCGGAGGAGAACCAGCCCGGGTGGGAGTGGCACGACACGTCGCTCGTCGACCCGCGGACCGGCCGTCTCGACACCCTGCCGCACTTCCGTCCGGTGCTCGACTCCTTGGCCGACGTGTGCTCGGCGGTCATCGGCGGCACGGAAGTCGTTGCCAAGTGGTGGACTTCGCCGGTCGAGCTGCTGTTCCTCGACGGCAACCACACCGAGGAGACGGCCCAGCACGACTACCGGGCCTTCGCGCCGCACGTGGTCCCCGGCGGCCTGCTGCTGGTGCACGACGTCTTCCCGGACCCGGCCGACGGTGGCCAGGCGCCGTGGCACGTGGTGCAGGCCGCCCTGGCCGACGGTTTCTCCGAGCGCAGCGTGCACGGCTCGTTGCGCGTGCTGCAGCGCACCTGA
- a CDS encoding dienelactone hydrolase family protein, which produces MTVIEIPMTDGTAEAYLTGVADHPQPGVLLFMDAIGLRPRIEEMADRIAAWGYTVLAPNAFYRNGKAADLSPDGPLDTDAKREEFFGGAMQRVHGLTAELAERDIPQYVDALLAQPNVTAPIGVVGYCMGARLAIRATYLRTEQVAAAAGFHGGGLATEEPDSPHARLAEATAEFVFGHADGDRSMDATAIERLDAALRDAGLEASNEVYAGAAHGYTMSDTAVYDEAATERSFAELRALFDRTLKR; this is translated from the coding sequence GTGACTGTGATCGAGATCCCGATGACCGATGGCACCGCAGAGGCATACCTGACCGGCGTTGCCGACCATCCACAGCCGGGTGTGTTGCTCTTCATGGACGCGATCGGGCTGCGACCGCGCATCGAGGAGATGGCCGACCGGATCGCGGCCTGGGGCTACACGGTCCTAGCGCCGAATGCGTTCTACCGCAACGGAAAGGCCGCCGACCTCTCGCCCGACGGGCCGCTGGACACCGACGCCAAGCGCGAGGAGTTCTTCGGCGGCGCGATGCAACGGGTGCACGGCCTGACCGCCGAACTCGCCGAACGCGACATCCCGCAGTATGTCGACGCGCTACTCGCGCAGCCAAACGTCACCGCTCCGATCGGCGTCGTCGGCTACTGCATGGGCGCGCGCCTCGCCATACGGGCAACCTATCTGCGCACCGAACAGGTAGCAGCCGCAGCGGGATTCCACGGCGGCGGTCTCGCGACCGAGGAGCCGGACAGCCCGCACGCCCGCCTCGCCGAGGCCACGGCCGAGTTCGTCTTCGGGCACGCCGACGGTGACCGCTCCATGGACGCCACGGCCATCGAGCGCCTGGACGCGGCGCTGCGCGACGCCGGCCTCGAGGCCAGCAACGAGGTGTATGCCGGGGCCGCCCACGGCTACACCATGTCCGACACCGCGGTCTACGACGAAGCCGCCACCGAGCGGTCGTTCGCCGAACTGCGGGCGCTCTTCGACCGCACCCTCAAGCGCTGA